One window of Nocardia nova SH22a genomic DNA carries:
- the mhuD gene encoding mycobilin-forming heme oxygenase MhuD, translated as MAVVKINAIEVPEGAGPELEKRFANRAHAVENSPGFLGFQLLRPVAGDNRYFVVTQWDSEESFAAWRDGPAKEAHAGQARQPVATGASLLEFEVVLDVAGKTGD; from the coding sequence ATGGCTGTTGTGAAGATCAATGCGATCGAGGTTCCCGAGGGAGCCGGACCCGAACTCGAGAAGCGATTCGCCAATCGCGCGCACGCGGTGGAGAACTCGCCCGGTTTCCTGGGCTTCCAGTTGCTCCGCCCGGTCGCCGGTGACAATCGGTATTTCGTTGTGACGCAGTGGGATTCGGAAGAGTCCTTCGCGGCCTGGCGGGACGGACCGGCCAAGGAGGCGCATGCGGGCCAGGCGCGCCAGCCCGTCGCCACCGGCGCCTCGCTGTTGGAGTTCGAGGTCGTTCTCGACGTGGCCGGTAAGACCGGCGACTGA